In Anolis carolinensis isolate JA03-04 chromosome 4, rAnoCar3.1.pri, whole genome shotgun sequence, the genomic window ggggaaggaGTAAAGGAGGAGTATTGGaaaactgcacccagtctctgggcacatatccttttggaaataaatggcaatcataaccttgttCAAAGGGAAAAACGATGTCATATCTGTtgggcaaatgtgaatctccaccaacatgtggagaccaccttttgaaaacagcTAGTCAACCCTTTGacaatgtaatggcacacaggtaactcagctgttaaactgaagaaccatgtctttgaactgtcaAGGatgaagacatgccactacataaatatatttggttagcagaggatggttgtttctttgaagttgaaattgcagttgtaattgtaattgcccaaaacatatacactccctttaaaaaaccttttagtttaaaatatgcagagattaaaaaacaaagtcttctttgaaaaataacatatcttgtttactcataaacatcttgtattaactcATCACACAGGCACATtttttattaaagttcagttatagataggatgtagcttctctctgtgttgagcacacagggtatcattcttaatcaatagtccattaTCTTTAGGTAtatttgtactcactgaagtccataagcatatggACTTTTCTATACTGAAgcccaaacagcaacatacaagtgctggctttagcctataaagccctaaagggTTCCTGTccggccctgctctcagtcccaccactctTGCAAGCTTGTCTGGTGGGgaggagagacagggccttctcagtggtggcccctcgtctatggagctccctccccaatgaaatcagagcAGTACTCTCCGTCCTGTCTTTCGGGGAAAAAaaagacatggttgtgggaccaagcatttgagaaGTAACTGTAGCAGTGTAATAACGAGAATAATTTAATGTGATTGACTAATGGACagaccttggactatgattttgaacttgtgtgattttaattaatgttttaaataatgttttaatacatggtcttcattgcaactgttatttttggaattgtatctttggcatcaaattgctgcctgttgtgaggccgccctgagtggggggaggggagaagggcagggtacaagtgtgggaaataaacaataaataaatagggttgttgtgtgttttcagggctatatggccatgttccagtattttctcctgagtttcacccacatctatggcaggcatcctcagaggtatatacCTCGCAACCTTTGAGGATACCTGCCTTAGTTGTGGGCGAAACtcaggagaaaatactggaacatggccacacagccctgaaaacacacagacaccctgtgattccggccatgaaatcattggacaacacaataaataaatacgtgcatccacctccactgaggtgcaaaagggtgaatacaaaatggagtcctgagtctgaacatgctcagtgcaatcacatgtctatagtccctcccataccaaagtcaaactggcaaatcaacatatatacagaatacaggttagcaaatacataCAATAACTAACAAATAGTGAgcggcttgggaggttgctatttccaacagggagaaaagggaggaggagaaggggatggagaaggagcaggagaagggaaagggggagaagtgaaggaggagaaagggatggaggaagaggaggataagaAGGAGTGAAGGAGTGAAGGAGGACAagcgggaagaggaggagaaaaagcaaGACCCCACCCAATCCACCCTCTGGAAAAGCTAACCAGCATTTCGAAGTGGTGGGGAAAGGAGAGGCGAAACCAGCCttacctccttctcctccgccGCCTTCTTGAAGTGGAGCCGTGTTGCTCCGCCACCTGCATGTGCTGGGAAAACTGGGGGTGGGCGAGGCCCATCTGCGGTGGAAGGGGAGGGGACCCTGTCGCTGCTTGTTGCCTTTGCTGTACCTTTATCTctgtctctccccctccccaccgcctgtctctctctctcccccccgccCTCCGTTTCTTCCCTCAGACACGCGGATGGGATATTTAATAAAGCCTACCGGAAAGTGCTGGGCCAGCTGTCGGCGAGGAAGTATCTGCATTCCCTGATGGCCAAGCGGGTGGGGTAAGGCACTCTTTCCGGGGCATTTATTTGTGGGGAATCTGTGCCTGCGGGAGAGGAGGTGTATACATAAAAATAAGGCGGTGCAGAATCAGTTCAATGGCGTGCAGGGGATGGGGGAGACATAGACCTCAGAAATGGCACCATCTATCATCTCTGTCCCTCTATCATCTCTCATCTATATGTATCCATCTTTACTTATCTTGCTCAAGTTTCCCTTGAGCTAAACTGATTGACACCCAACCCAGGGGccaatttatttatcgtgtcagaagccaaccgagggtatagttgtaatgtatttaaaaacacaaagcttaaaactatactaaatgtcctttgatcactatctatctatcatctatatctatctataaaaaTCTTGAAATGAAATGGCCGAACTAAACTGTGTTTCAGGGATTTAAAACAGGCAGCTCCAAATCCGGGGATCCAAGGAACCCGGTGTGCGGTGCAATTCGAATTAGGATAGGATCCCGACTTGTCACCCAATAACAAtcacaatcataatcataatgtgttgtcgaaggttttcatggccggaatcactgtgttgctgtgagttttcctggcagtatatggccatgttccagaagcattctttcttgacgtttcgcctgcatctatggcaggcatcctgaaaggttatgagatctgttggtaactagtcaagtgggggttatatatctgtggaatgtttaatgtgggagaaagaactcttgtctgtttcaggcacatgtgaatgtttcaattggccactctgattaacattgaatagtcttgcagctttaaggtttggctgcttactgcttagaagaatcctttgttggtaggtgattagctggccctgatggattaatgtctggaattcctctgttttctgagtggtggtctttatttactgtcctgattttagaatgttTATAATACTGCAGGAGAAatatcaggaaagaatgtttctggaacatggccatacagcctggaaaactcaaagcaacccaataataataataataataataataataataataataataataataataataataataataattgtatttgtaAACTGCCTCTCCTTAAGGCTAGTTATATAGACCTGTATCACTTGAGCATCATAACCGTGGTCTCCTGCTAGCCCTAGCGATTCATTTTAATGGCTCTTTGGGGTGTATGGAGCTTTTGATCttggggtgcacctacactgccatggctccatgctatgaatTCTGAGTGCGGTAGTTTGtcaagatcttcagccttctctgccaaagagaaggcCGAAGATCCCATAAACTATACCcaactataaataaatacagtaaataataataataataataataataattaataaataaatcccGGATTCCATGGACATTGAATTTTGTCATtactatgttgtaaaccactttgtgTCTCCccagcggtatataaatacagtaaataaatagccAGGAGCCCTGACAGTAAAAATGacgtcaagctgcattaatgatACAGCCCAAGGCACGcctgtattctgctttgatcagatgtATCTGGAGCATGGCTGCCTGCTCCAAGCACATTGGTTCAGGAAAGATACTGAATAGTGGACTCATTCTACAAGGCATCCCTGGATGCATTTGCTTCCCTGTGCAATTACATTGAATTCCTATCAAGACGCTCACTTGTTCTGGGACAAATATAAAGGAGTATTTTCCTGAGGGAATCCTAGATACCAGTTGATTTGGAATCCCCAATATTTCCTTTAATCTGGGATTGAGGAGGACCAAAAGCCCTGTTGGAGAGTGATTGAAAAactggatgttccagtgtgcatttgaatGACGCTTAGTCCCTGTTCATAAATGCCCAGCCTTAATTTAATGATATTGTTGTAGGCAGTACTTTACCTGCAGCCCTGGCCCTGTAGTTTGCTTTTTGCACGAGTCCATGCCCAGCTTTCTCTAATTTGATCATGCCCACTTGATCTATTTTTGGTTGCTGGTTGTTGAGGTTGGTTTGATACACTTTTATGATGGTTTTTATACTCTGCTGTTTTGAATTGTTATATTGTTAcattatgttattatgtttttaattgtgttttagctgTAAATTATGATGTATGCTATGGGCTtggcctgagtccctttgggaagatggtggcaggtataaaaataaagttttaataataataataataataataataataataataatacaatgaggTTTTAACAGAATCTGATTCCAGTGAATTGGAGGGAGCTGCTCTTGAGTGGTTTTCTTTCATTGGTTTGTGACCTTCAGATGGCGGTGATAGGATGGGATTGTGAGAACTGTCCACTCTCCTGGTATGATCTCGAGTGGTATTTTGATTCAGGGGGCctcttctgcccccccccccccctgcgtcCCATTCAATCTGGTGATATGAAAGGAGGCAGTGACAGCTCAGCTGATAAAGACCTTGTCGGTTCACAGTTCACTCCTCTCCCGATTAAATACTTAGTTCCTCTCTGAGAGGCAAAGCAATATTTCCCTACACCCAAAATACAGATTCATTAGCGTttctgcaaaaataataataatatatgcattACAATTAAATCAAATCAAACCCAAAGCCACCCATCTCTTCCCTGCTATCCAAATCAGACCTCTGAACCGGCAGGAGGCAATATTTTAATAAAGCCCATGGGGAAATGGATTACACAATTTCAGGATGAATAATTCATGCCAAGAAGGGATCGCCTCCCGACTGTCGGCTTGTGTTATGATCAGGCTTCAACTTCCGCAgcctagaaagaaagaaagaaagaaagagagagagagagagagagagagagagagagagagagagagagagcgccttTGTTTCTCTTCAAGGGAGGGGCCCAGCCTTTAGATGTCTCCGCCGTCCCTTTTTGCCTTCGTCTACGTGTTGCTGAAACAAATATCCAAATAAAAGAAATCTCACCCAGGCTAAAAATAACAAGAGGATGGCAGAGAACAATGAAGATGGCCAGGTTAGATAATAATCGGTGGGCCGTTGTTTTTGAAGATGGGCTGTTTcagcctaaataaataaataaataaataataataataatacatcacacagtcctaaacgcttgggaagtgttcgacttgtgattttgtgatatgaaatccagtatatatatctcctttgctgtgtcatactatgtctttgtgtcaataataaatataataatttttcgtgccaggagcgacttgagaaactgtaagtcgcttctggtgtgagagaattggccgtttgcaaggacgttacccgggGACACcgggatgttttaatgttttaccatccttgtgggaggcttctttcatgtccccgcatggggagctggagctgacggagagagctcatccgtgctctccccgaataataataataataataataataataataataataataataataataataataatagcactcaATGTAGGTGCTAAAGAGTGGGGTTAATCCCTCTCCCCAAATCACTCAGAACAAAGTGGACTTGAAACCAGGTGAAGAAACGTTCATGGGAGGAAGGAGGCCCCCTTTGTTGATTGACAGATTCGATGCTTTGTTTATAAACAATGCTTGGAGTTCGAATGATGACGTCATCACGGGGAATAGGACGCGATGGGGAGAGGGACGAGTATTGACAGCTACAGCCGCTATCGAAAACAAATGGCTGTCAGGAAATACTTGGCGGCAGCCCTGCCTCTCTTGGGATGGAGCCAGCTAAAGGAcaaactgtgagttttccgggctgtatggccatattccacaagcattttctcctgacgtttcgcccacatctatggcagatatcctcagagattgtgagttatattggaaactaggcaagtggagtttatatatctgtgaaaggtccagggtgggagaaagaactcttgtctgttgaaggcaagtgtgaatgttgcaattaatcaccttgattagcattgaaaagccctgcagcttcaaatcctggatgattcCTCCCTGGAGGATTCCTTtgttggacacagcatattatttgagaacacagaaatgctggcccactctaacaaccaccatgtcagactacacagagaagccattgaaatccacaagcatgtggacaatttgaacagaaaggaggaaacggtgaaaatgaacaaaatccggctGCCAggatttaaaaaatctctaaaatcaggatagtaaatatacaacaacactctgaaaacaggagaattccaggcatgaaacaaccagggccatcccaacaaaggatttcgtcaggcaggaatcagccaggctttgaggctgcaaggctattcggtgctaatcaaggtcattatttgcaacattcacacttccaacagacaagagtactttctcccaccctagaccttccacagatacataaaccctacttgcttagtctccaacaaacctcataacctctgaagatgcctgctatagatgcaggtgaaacgtcaggagagaatgcttctggaatatgtccatacagccgggaaaactcacagcaacccagtgattccggccatgaaaaccttcgacaccacaataataacaacaacaacaataataatactcagTTTAGGTGCTAAACAGTGAGTGAAATCCCTCTCCCCAAATCACCCAAAATAAGGTGAAGGAACTTTCAAGCGAGGAGGGAGGCCTGCTTTGTTGATTGTCTGATCCCATGCCTTGTTTATAAACAATGTTTGGAGTTCGAATGATGACGTCATGATGGCTAGAACGTGGAGAGGATTGAGGCGGGCATTGGCGCTGCCTCTCTTGGGAcgcagccagctaaaggacaaaCTGAATGTTTGGGATGATgcagagttttatttttatttatttttcgccTTTTCACTTCCGAAAGCGGAAGGTAGGGTTCATATCCGAAGTTTCcaagggttattattatttttgcaaccctatttttattatattgctaGTTTGGGTACCCAGCGGTGTCcgggttatttaaaaaaatcattgcttgttttggggtgttaggttATATTTATCAGAAAAAAGGCagtctttcatttcatttttatgaatgctcccattaggaaatacataacaatgtgggtgaactacaattccctgaATCGTGGGGTCCATCCTCCCCAAACCAGACCTGTtgcgcagttggccatgttgggtctgtgtgccaaatttgatccagaacCGTTGTTAGCTgcgttcagtgctctctggataagggtgaactacagctcccgtgTGCCAATTACAATCACCAAACCAGACCTGTATGCACAGTTTGCCGTGCTggatctgtgtgtcaagtttggtccagatctgatgtcggctgggttcagtgctctctggataagggtgaactataactccagatTTCAAGGTCAACcacctccaaagtccaccagtatgcaaagttggtagtgttgagtctgtgtgccaagtttggtccagacccgtcattggtgggattcagagggcttacggaatacaggtgaactataactcccagagttaaaggtcaatcatccccaaagtccaccagtattcccagccggccaagttgaatttgtgtgccaagtttggtccagatccgtcatcagatgggtgaactataactcctggatgtcaagctcaatcaccccaaacccctgccagtatgcaaagttgactgtgttgggtctgtgtgccaagttagttccacgTCCATCGTTGGTGAGGTTCAGAGTTCTCTTAgatggcaggtgaactatacatcccagtccctatatctcctataaatcatggtgaattctccccaaacctttctctctagtatgttcagttgctgtgccatagaaaggaataggaaagagttaagggagaggcagtgggcggggtcatgcaaattcaacaccaatggagagagaaaggaatactgggatgtggctcgctgtaacctgcaatgtcagttttGATTGCTCCTTAtcactgtgggttaaagctgtatgtgtatagatagataataatatattattatctattatatttattgctattatatattatatttattatgattatgtgtatagatatattattatattagtatttatattatattatatattatattattatgtgtatagatatgatACTGCTTAGGCGAtagtagttcgaggatgatggtcctccatttctgttatcttggggatggatcagtagatggctgaagagacctattcttgatctgcatgttctccagcagtgaggacataggtttccaggAGGAAGGTGGTCttggtcaaggttggcttgatgggccttcctcttggcacgtttctcccttaagccctctatttgtgcctcttcgaactccacagcactgctggtcacagctgacctccaattagagcactcaagggccagggcttctcagttctcagtgtctataccacagGGTCTATGCTATATACTGTATAGCATATATAtgctatatactatattatatgatgagtcttcttttgctttgtttcctctctctctccctttgcaGTGGGGCAGCCAGCGGCCTGGAGGACGACTCGGAACCGCTCTCCAAGAGGCATTCAGACGGCATCTTCACAGACAGCTACAGCCGCTATCGAAAACAAATGGCTGTCAAGAAATACTTGGCGGCAGTCCTGGGGAAAAGGTATAAACAAAGAGTTAAAAACAAAGGACGCCGAGTAGCCTATTTGTAGCGTTGAGTTTCCCAACCGCTCCTGTGTGATACAAAAGCCccggggggaaaaagaaaaacaaaacaaaaaaaaaatcaacaaaacaaaataaaattccgAGAGAggacccctccctccctcaccctcCCTAAAAAGTCATTTCTCAAACTGACTGGTCAATCACCGCTCCTGTGTTATTTATCTAAACATGTATTTATGTATGAAGTAAAGCCATTAAATGAAtattttgataataatattgtttttcttttgtaccAAAAATACCCCTGCCACCCCCCACTCCCCTTCCCGGCCCTAATATTTAAGAATAAGCACTTAGAGAAACGCACAGATCTATTTTGTGGACCAATCCCCTTTAAAAGAAACTCCCAGGTAGATAGATAAAGAAATCAAGGAGCAAATCTGCAGGTGAGCCTTGAGGAAATGCTAGCCTTGTCTGGAGAAGACTATATAGCGGATATAGAGAGGCCCAGTCCAGTTTCTCGAGGTTAGGATGGCACAAGAGACCCAGGTCGCTTACGCCTGAACCTTGTTTTGActtttttcttgtattattattcatagtaataataataatagataaagggAGGAGAAAAGACACAAAAAGAAGAATGTGACAATCATTGCTTTGAATATGTGCGCCTATTTttgtaatggaaattaaaaggagAGTATTTTTATCCATGACAGGGTTGAAGAGATTACTATTCTCCATTTGCTACTGTACATAGACAAAGATGCCCTGCTACAAGGGGATTTTGAGGCTATTGAGTTGGGAGAATGGCTGTCGCAGGCCCTTGCCCCGGTGAGTCTCCCGACAGGCTCCTTTCACACGCCCcggcccttcccctcccctcccctcccctcccctcttcttGGATTGCCCCTTTCTATGTATCTGTATCTACTCTGGggaccataacaacaacaagggAGCCTTCTCAGACTcctaagaccccccccccccttcccagcaTCGAGGCCAGATAGATGGAGTGTGTCTTCCCCACTCCCCTGAGTGATGGTGAACAGGGAGGACCCGGTTtctcaaagggtgcatctacactgaagaattaatgcagtttgataccactttcgcTGCCCatggactcctgggatttgtagtttcacaaagcctGCCATGCCTTACCTAActatagttcccatgattccataatgaagcatggcagtgaaagtggggtcTACTGCATTCATTCTGATTCTGGCGCCCCAAGAAAAGTAAGCACAGAACTCTGAAGTGAGCTCCACTCAggagttgctgtcagttttccgggctttatggccatgttccagaagcattctctcctgacatttcgcccacatctatggcaggcatcctcagaggttgtgagttatattggaaactaagcaaggaaggttttatCTAtggaagtccagggtgggagaaagaactcttgtctgagagaAACAAAAGGtggtatatctatctatctatctatctatctatctatctatctatctatctatctatctatctagtgtaatatatatatatatcccaccctATATATATTACACACTACCGTATATAGTGTTATATATATCTcccccacacacatatacagtagagtctcacttatccaacataaacgggctggcagaatgttggataagtgaatatcttgtataataaggagggataaaggaaaagcccattaaacatcaaattaggttatgattttacaaattaagcaccaaaacatcatgttatacaacaaatttgacagaaaaagtagttcaatacgcagtaatgctatgtagtaattactgtatttatgaatttagcaccaaaatatcacgttgtattgaaaacattgactacaaaaatgcgttggataatccagaacgttggataagggaatgttggataagtgagacgctactgtacatatatatttgACCCCActatcccactttctctctctctctctctctctatatatatatatatctaactaTCTCCCaccatatctgtggaatattctgcgtaggagaaagaa contains:
- the adcyap1 gene encoding pituitary adenylate cyclase-activating polypeptide isoform X4; this encodes MCRKALLALLVYGILMHCSVYCSPAAGLQFPTLSRLEDEVYDEEGNPLSDYAFESEPLGIADPSSMLDDVYTLYYPPEKRHADGIFNKAYRKVLGQLSARKYLHSLMAKRVGGAASGLEDDSEPLSKRHSDGIFTDSYSRYRKQMAVKKYLAAVLGKRVEEITILHLLLYIDKDALLQGDFEAIELGEWLSQALAPAM
- the adcyap1 gene encoding pituitary adenylate cyclase-activating polypeptide isoform X5; its protein translation is MCRKALLALLVYGILMHCSVYCSPAAGLQFPTLSRLEDEVYDEEGNPLSDYAFESEPLGIADPSSMLDDVYTLYYPPEKRHADGIFNKAYRKVLGQLSARKYLHSLMAKRVGGAASGLEDDSEPLSKRHSDGIFTDSYSRYRKQMAVKKYLAAVLGKRYKQRVKNKGRRVAYL
- the adcyap1 gene encoding pituitary adenylate cyclase-activating polypeptide isoform X1, with the translated sequence MCRKALLALLVYGILMHCSVYCSPAAGLQFPTLSRLEDEVYDEEGNPLSDYAFESEPLGIADPSSMLDDVYTLYYPPEKRHADGIFNKAYRKVLGQLSARKYLHSLMAKRVGGAASGLEDDSEPLSKRHSDGIFTDSYSRYRKQMAVKKYLAAVLGKRVEEITILHLLLYIDKDALLQGDFEAIELGEWLSQALAPVSLPTGSFHTPRPFPSPPLPSPLLGLPLSMYLYLLWGP
- the adcyap1 gene encoding pituitary adenylate cyclase-activating polypeptide isoform X6, producing MCRKALLALLVYGILMHCSVYCSPAAGLQFPTLRLEDEVYDEEGNPLSDYAFESEPLGIADPSSMLDDVYTLYYPPEKRHADGIFNKAYRKVLGQLSARKYLHSLMAKRVGGAASGLEDDSEPLSKRHSDGIFTDSYSRYRKQMAVKKYLAAVLGKRYKQRVKNKGRRVAYL
- the adcyap1 gene encoding pituitary adenylate cyclase-activating polypeptide isoform X2, coding for MCRKALLALLVYGILMHCSVYCSPAAGLQFPTLRLEDEVYDEEGNPLSDYAFESEPLGIADPSSMLDDVYTLYYPPEKRHADGIFNKAYRKVLGQLSARKYLHSLMAKRVGGAASGLEDDSEPLSKRHSDGIFTDSYSRYRKQMAVKKYLAAVLGKRVEEITILHLLLYIDKDALLQGDFEAIELGEWLSQALAPVSLPTGSFHTPRPFPSPPLPSPLLGLPLSMYLYLLWGP